In the Rhododendron vialii isolate Sample 1 chromosome 2a, ASM3025357v1 genome, AAGTTTGTTATTAAACTGAAAGTCTATGACTTCTCCCAGAATGCTGTCCATATGGTTCCCAAAATACTCAAGAAACAATACACGAACTTGtcattaaaagaaaattttcggGCCATTCGATGGAGAATGGTTTACTTGAATTTGATGGGGGTAGGGGAACCATATTTGATTGACTCGTAGCATTGGCCAGAAAACCAAATGCTATTATGGATAAGCTCATCAACTACTCTATACAAATGTGTTTATGCCTCCCAAACCTAGTATGGTATTTATCTGATATCGTTCGGTAACAACCGAAATTGTCTGGTActggaaggaaaataaaataaaactagtcTTGGTACTCTCTGGTAATGGTGGCCAGTACCATCCCGTAGTATTGACCTGTACTGACCCATATCGTTGGTACTAACCGGTATTTGAGCCGGAACGAAATTAGAAGTGTAGGATACTGAGTTTGGACAATACCGATATGCAGTACAATATCCAAACCTTACTCCAAACCccaaattctcaatttttttattattattagaaattgagagagagagagagagagagagagagagagtacaataTCCAAACCTTACTCCAAACCCcaaattctgaatttttattattattattagaaattgagagagagagagagagagagagagagagagagagagagagagagagggagagattttggaAAGTGGGGACTTgtgttttttattataaaatcaCACATTTgacttttggtttgttttctgtGTGTATCTTGGGGACTTgtgttttttattataaaatcaCACATTTgacttttggtttgtttatgtgtGTGTCTTGCATTTTTCACAATTGCGAACTAATTTATTATTAGCATTGTGCCCGGTTGATAtatgagaaaatagaaaaaataaagttgactgatttatttatttatttttatccatgTGCATAGAACGAAAACAAATGCTAGTTAGCTTCGTATGCAAATGTACTTTTTTGCGCTGACCGACTCTTCCTGCATTCCTTGCTTCAGTATTTGAAAGGCTTAAAGAAAGAGATGCTTGAAGAAATACCTCTCGTAATAGAGTTGATAGATGACTTCAACACAGAGGTAATTCGTCGTCCTAATCTAGAATTGCAGAGCAAATATGTGAACTAATACAGCAGAGGGTAAGTCTACCCATGCCTTCAACTAAAGTGACTATCAACAGCTAAAAAATGCCTGCAATTTCATATATTTGAGAATAACCTAAGATGTGTACACTAAATGAAAgcagtaaagaaagaaagaaacgtgCACATTCATTCCATCAAGTTAGATTCTTGTAGTTCAAGAATCAAGATACACCCATTGCCGGCTCCGATGTTTGGATTGCCCAAACCTGACCCCGAACTTCGTTGCCCACTTACTATTAAGGCATACAAAATTAAGAcatacaagtaaaaaaaaaaaaatttgctgccACTTGGTAGGGGGTTGCACAATCCCATGGACTTGTGGGGCTTACCTTGGGGCTGGCTCTGTATACACCATAAAATGATCAGTAAGAAAGACCTAGTGCTCAGCTGAGAATCTTCTATTGTTGCAATAGTTTTAGAATTCAAAAAGGATTATCAGTGACAGTGAGCATAGCACTTCAAGGTAGTAGCTTTTGTTGTCGCAATGTTTTAAAATTCATAATGGAGCTGAACAAGCCAAATACTAGCCTAAAGGTCACCTAAGTCAAATTCAACACATGATGGATTgcactttttgttgtttttttcaaCAGTCAagcatttcatttcatttcaaaacacCCAAAGGCGAAAGATTTCATTACAATATACAAGAatgaacaaaaactacaaaatctAAGACACAACCTACTACGAAAAGCACACCAAGCTAACAGGCTCAAGGACTCTCTGCCGAGGCAAACCGACACTAGGAGCCTGTTGTGACAGCAGAGGTTGGCCCTGGAGTGGCACTTTTTTGTTGTTTACCACTACAGAATAGACTACAAATAAAGAAGTTGGTAGCAACAGAACTGCCTCTAAACCTACCACTAGGGGACAGTCACCTATAATAATAAGTCTACCTACGAAGTAAATTCAACACCTAGGCTAATTTTTTTCTATCATTGTTAGCCAAAAGATTGCTAAACATGACAAAAAGAGCAAGCTTTCCCTCTTTGTTAAGAACCAAATCATGCATGATGCGATGGTAACTAACAGCTTTCCCAAAACTACAAAATCATGTGTAAGCCAAAAGTACCATATAACCACAGCTTTCCCAAAAGTACAACGAATGAAGTCAGCAAAACAAAATTGCAGAAAGATTTGATCCCTTAATTACCGCATCTTTTCTCGATGAtggttaaaattttgttttaagggATGAACTAAGAAATCCAAGGGATCATTTAACTTCAGGTAGTTTCGATTCGCAATAGCATAAACCTGCCCCTTTGACAGAGATCCAAGCATTGACATTCCCAGTTATAACCACAACTAGTGGCATTTGTAATGGTTTTTCCTGCAGAATATAGCACCAATTGAGGGGGCAGAGTATCATGAAGCACCAAATAATAGTGGAGAGGAAAATATAGAAGGTTAGTAAGCTCAAGCCTGACTGTACAAAACTTCCTTCCTGTCTGCAATATGTTTGTATGCTTGCAATACGTTTTAAATGGGATGGAGTCATTCAAGTTTTCGTTAACTTCCGAATAAATCTACGTTTAACAGCCATGCACAGTTTTAAGTCAACGCCAAAAGGATTAGTCAAGTCGGAGATACAAATTCTGCAAAAGCTAAAGTAACTTGCCGATTTCATGCGGGAAAACACATGCTATTATTTTGCAGGAACATCAACAACTTCTGCGCCATCATCAGACATACTTCCCGTGAGGGTCATAATACACGGGCATCGCCCCGATGATAAAACAAATGATGGTGGTAAAATGGGAAAACTTATCCATCTTCCTGACTCAGTGGAAGACCTTCTGAGTTTAGCAGGTAAGTAACTCTTATGTGAAATATACTCATTGAACTGATAGCAAAAAATACTAATCTGATTTTGTGTTTAACTAGAGAACAAGCAGCATCCATACAGTAATTGGTTAAAGTGATCAAGTATTAGAAGGTGGAGGAACAAAAACACTAAACAACTTTACCTTGTTTTTTACGCAGAAAAGAAGTTTGGCAAAAGAGGATGCACAATGCTCGTGGCCGATGGCTCTCAGGTGGAAGAATTGAGAGCCCTAAGAGAGAAAGACCACTTATTTATCTTTTGAgaactaaaagaaaaaacttgagTGCATAGCAACAATGAAGAAAACCAATTTCTTTGATCAGCATTAATCTATGATACGCATGAGTAGTAGAGAATGTAGCAAACATTTATGAGACAAGCTATCCAGTGCCACAATTAAGAACATTTGAGTTACTAACATTTGTGTGCAGAACTCCTAACAATGTCATCGATGTATTATATCTACTCACCAAATGCTAGCAAAGGACAGTGGTTGAGGATATTACGGTTTCTATTTGATATCCTTTTTGTTGAGCATGTCTAAGACAGTGGCCTAATAACCTTGGCTCACCGAGGCATACGCCTCGGTCGCCTTTTACGCCCCGATTGGTGAGGCGTAAGCCTAAGGAGAGAAATTTTCCTAACGTAATTCAACCCCGCCTTACCCCCCCACCCCGCTATCTCATGAAATTCAATCATCATCTACAGTCGTAGTCGTGCTCTGTTTTCCATTAAACAGTTGTGGCTCCAGAGGCGGCTCCACATTGCAGCTTCCATGGTCAACTGAACAcccgaacaaatttttttttgcttagaatacatataaaaattatgggttagtttttctttgaacacccaacgtaaatatcaatgaacacccaattctAAAAGTCTTGAACACCTAatccaaaaagaattgaacatcTAACCCAAAACTAATTGAACACTACTCCATCACAACCCAATTTACAGCTCATCAATTCAGGTAATTTATATTTGAACACCTTACACATTACATCAAATAAAGctcataatcaaaacttgtAAAAAGATAGTGAAAAGAAGAATATATTGGTGTAAATATTGTGTTctgctttctctctccatctttattgTCAATGatctaaatgtgttaattttgcattcaagacaataactcttttttttttttttttttgccggtCTTGTTAGGTTATAAAATTATGgacaaagtttaaaaaaaattcaactacattgtAAATCCCGTTAACTTGTATAATATTCTTTCGAATTTAAGACTAcgatagaaaatctcatcatgtcatCTTACAGAACATATTTTCGAGAAGGTCACCTTAACGTAATCGCTACAATTTCTCTGACAAGggttttagtagattaatactttggcacaaaatatgaaaactcatttaggacaactgtaaaattttaccCCCTCCGTTCTCAAAACACTTTCTACTACAAAatacaactttcaaaaaaattaattttttgttaaaaagaatagtatatatttttaagttctcatttcgcctcgtacttaatttttttagaatagaagTTATGTTTTTTTACCATCCTATTTATACAATTATATGAGAatgtgtacatatattattAGTTAATATATCAGCTACTAGAATTAAGATAATTTCTGAACACCTTATCACAAAATCCTGGAGCCGCCACTAAGTTGTGCTCTGTTTTCCTTTACTAAGTGGCGAACTGATGTGCTCTGTTAATAACAAATAAAGTGATAAGTTaataagataaaaaattaataactaATAAAGTGATGTTATAGGGTTTCTCAATTAGTTATTAACTGATAATCTACTTTATGCTATCTTTTTGTATTAATCTATCTTTTATGAAATGcgcatttttttgtatttttaagttattttattaatttaattatttaaaaaaccaaaaatcaaaaggaatatttaaatattcatcctctttatccatgtcatgtaagaattcatcccacccttttttcatgcttatgttttcatcctcttagtgtatgaattacctttcttacccttttcactatgatatgcATATATTATGTCATATTGCTTTCTTAATTTAGTGGGATTAGATTGGGTGCACTCGCCGCCATCGCCGCGGTAGACTGTGGGGACGAGGGTCTCAAAGGTGAGGAGATTGCCGGCGGGCAGGAAGTTGGCAAGGAATGAGGTCTTGGATAAGGTTTTTTGGATGCCCTTTGCCATCATGGTGAGGCCTTTCCGGCCGTggaggtggcggtggtgggAATTTCTTCGTTTGGAGGGGTGGCGTTGTAGATATTGATTCCGATTTCTTCTCCTCTGGTTTGAACAATACTGTTTCAAGATTTCAGAGAGGGATTGGGTGAAACGGGCGAGATTTATGGGATTTTGAAAACTAATATGGGATGTTTTTGACTCTGGATGGGATTGGGATGAAATCGGCGAGatttatggaattttttttgaattcggGTCAAATGGTGACCACCAATTTTATGGAAGGGACGGGAGGTTTACGTTTTCATCCTCTTTTTCggtgcaatatatatatatatatatatatatatatatatatatatatatagggacaATCTTGGTATTATAAAAAAGtgaggatgaaatcataagtgcAAAAAAAGTGCAGGATGAAAACTTAATGAGAGTTGTACTTGAGGATGATTCTTTAAGTCTCCCAAATCAAAAGGCTTACGCCTCAATGTCTCGGGGCGTACGCCTCGCCCCATGGGGGGTCAAGCGCCTCACCTTGTGCTTTCGCCTCTGAAAACTCTGTGTCTAAGACAGTGAATGCGGCtttctgaaaattttccttCTATTCCTCTAGATTTTTCTTATTCTCAAGAGCATTGTCTTTGCACTTCTGTATTTCCTCGGTAATTCCAGTGGAGTTCTCACCAACTTCCCTGTGGAAAGTTCAATCAGGATTAAGTAATTCAATCAACTGGTATTAAATCAAGAAAAGAAGCATCGGTACAAACAGAATATCTCAGGATTAAGTAATTCAATCAACTGGTATTAAATCTATTTGATGAAACATAATGAAAAATGAAACATTTAGTTCAGAAGAAAATGTACCTGTGGTTAATCAAGGTTTTGGTTTAGGACAGCACATGATAACATTTATGTCATGCTTACCGAATCCCGCGTGAACTTCAGCTTGGAAGCACATAGGAGCAGCACCCTCAGCCTTGGCCTCAAAGGTAATATGATGCCTATAACCATCAAACATTGTAGAGCCTAACTTTGaagagggcaagagggtaattccacataccaacttacctaggcaattgctgactagggagaggtatAGTGGACCCTTTTAAACGCAGAAAGACAAGCGTACATGTTAGAGGACATAATAAACAGGCAGCAATGGAagggaggggaaaaaaacacaGAAAGACAAGCGTACATGTTTTTGGTTATAGACTTTAATGGCCTTCCTCGAGCAACGTTTGACCTTGTTAAACAACTGGGGACACTTGTCAAAGTTCGGCTGGGGGTAAATTAAACCACAACTGATCACACCGGGGGGAACATAGACATCAAACCCCTGTACATCCCGAATAGTAAGAGCCTCTCCTCTCcactttggggggggggggggcgggagggggggggggggaggtggTTGAAATCCATTGCCAAAGAAGCATCACAAACCAGTGGAGATGCTCAATAACACAGTGGGAGTaacatttttaaatatataatcATCAGATAGATAGATATTCAAGAAAGCAATTGTTTATTAGTATTAGAGaggtgattttggcactccacttttagcTAATGACACTCCATTTTAGCTTTATTTTCTCACATGATTAACAtacaaagtggagtgccaaaatcaatttctctAGTATTACTGTAACTAAATAAGTACGAGTAAGGggctgttcggctaaataagtcaagtggcttattttatgttcttattcaaatttttttcgtatttatttgttttttgtcaatttttttgaaaattattgttttgtcatgatgaaaggaatttaaaaagtaaaaaattaagatcaaaaactattttttttaataaagaaaaaaataaaccaattttttcgtctttttaaaaaaaaatttggattttgatcataattttttactttttaaatttctcttggcatgaagaagcaataatccttcaaatattgacaaaaaaactaacaaatacaaaaaaaaatttgtataaggacaaaaaaataaactaagtGACTTAGTAAGCCGAACGACCCCTAAGTAAGTAGGCGAATGGAATGGAATTCTATAGATAGATACATTAACAAACATACATACCCCGATCTCCAGGACCTGTTTATTGTACATCTGAATCTCGGCTTTGGTCATTTTGCGGTAACCGCCGTTCTCCTCCTCATCTGATGACAGACATAAGGGGATATCATGATAATCATCATCCTCCGTGACCTCCTCTATCTTCCCTTTGCTTTCTGAATCCGAACAAGACCCACTCAATTCCGACGAATATCGCTTCCTCAGCCTTCGGCGTCTGGACCCACTCCGATTGCCATCACCGCCGCGAATGGGAgccattttctctcttctttacCTTGAAGAACAATAACCAAGCCCCAGTAAGAGGTAAATTGCTTTCCCATCCCCCCAAAGTACCCccactttttaatttctttctttatttaattactttaattttatttatttaatttctataaatacacattttctatattaaaaaatataattcatgaatcaagtgcttcaattttcaattaaGTTGAATTTGGGCAAAGATcgtattttttgatcattttattttaaatggtcataatgaatttatttttttgttgtaaggCCTTTtaacaaacaccctaagactcattatttatttagtttcaaggctCTCTTaaggtgtccattgaaaggcgttggagcaaaaaatttactacaaaccatttaggatgaaatgatcagaaaaatatctttgtactggtttaaatggattgaaaattgaaactcttatttttttaactatattttttaatatgtatataGGAAAAAAAGTGGGAAAAAATAGTTGGATTCATTAGAGGCAATGCTTACACCTCATGCTTAGAGTGTGAACAAAAGACAAGTATCAAAAATGTTGATTCGTGTGCCAAGATAAGGCAGCGATCGGCTGGTCCAAAAATGTTGATTCGTGTGCCAAAAATGTTATTTCTGGTGGCTATAAAAGGAGGACTTCGTGtttcaactatattttttagctaaaaaattgaaatacataatttttaattatattttttaatatataaatggtgtaaaaaattaagtgttttaaatttcaatttgtttgaaccggtacaaagatgttattttttttaaccatttCTTCCTAAAtagtcgtagtaaattttttgcCCTGAggtctttcaacgagcaccctaagatagattccttatttagttttagagtTTTCTTAAGGTGCCTATTGAAAGGCATTAGAGCGAAAAATatattacgaccatttaagatgaaatgatcagaaaataatatctttgcactagttcaaatggattgaaatttgaaacatttatttattttattaagtataaagtccattttaattgaaaatagaatttgagttaaccaaaaaaaataaggaaggtaaataggaaaaaaaacaaataaagaaaataattaaaaaaacaaaaaaaacagatcaaattggaaagaaagaaaaggaaatgatgagaaaaaaagaaagaaaattcaaaccggaaagaaagaaaaggaaataaagagaaaaaaaaaaagaaaaacaaaaaaggcaaaccggggggggtggggggtgcgGGTGTTGTGAAGCACCTCTCCAgtaagagggagagaggaattTTGGAACGTATGACTAGGAGCCGCTATTCAAACCCTCTATTTTCGTAATCCATTTCCTTCCCTTAACCAGCCACCtatatatttaaaataaaatttactccaAACTTTTCAATATACCCGTCCCTCTTTAAAGCCCCTAAAATTACACTTTAATACAAAAAAAGATTTTGGATTCATCTTCTCCCTCGGTCAGTCGACTCCCTCCTTCCTatctccatagccaccaccaccaccacagctATGAACAACACCGCTGCACCTTTCGAACCGGGactccctcctcctctctctgtGTAAACCCACCATTAAACACCACAACACCACCGCTATCACTGAACACCaaccattttgaattttttttttccaaaactagaTTTAAGATGGTTgtgaaattattttgtttgtgAGCACTGTGAGAATTTGTTTGCGAAATGTCGAATTACatgagttattgagtttggaaaattgaaaacacatagGTGTTGACAACGAACACGTTCGGTTtgtaaatgtcaaaaaataaagaatattACGGGTTcttaaaatcaaaatttataaTTGGTGACGGTAAGTAATTACAGAAATAACATACCGAAATAACATAGATATTTCGGTAACTAGTTACCGAAAGTATTCgtaaatgtcaaaaaataaagaatattTTGGGTTCTTAAAACCGAAATTTATAATTGGTGATGGTAAGTTATTACCGAAATAACATAGATATAAACTTACACGGTACTTAACTACCGAAATAACTTAGGTATTTCGGTAAGTAATTACCCAAATATTATTTTCACAAATAATATTGCCTATTGTTTTTCAGAACATGATTGTCGAATAAGTTGCTAGAATACAGGTTTTAAGAAGCGTAATAGTTATGTTACAATGGTTTGTTTGGTCCGAAATATGAATTACACTCACACATACAACTATTTTTTTCGGTATTTGAAATCCGtaatgtatcaacttttacgGGTTTGAAATGTcgaaaaaattagatttttgcGGACCTGAAAATCTGAAATTTTGGGCGGAAAAAACAGTCAAGAAAACTTTATGTTTGATGCAAGTTTGGCTCCCAAGGTACAATATCCATCACAATACCTTTCTTCTCAACTATTGTATTGTTGCCGATAGGATTTGattccatttccatttcaaaatcaaaacctagAAAGTGggtcaattttttcattttcaataaaAGGAGAGGAACCTTCCATTGATATAACGTTGAACCCTTTCTTCTCCATTGGGATTGAGATGAACAAGGGATAACCTTCAGAGATGATGAAGAGTGAGAGGGAGGAGCCGAGAGATGATGAACAATGAGGAAGATGAGGAtggggtatttttttgggagaatttttcataagtccattaTAGCACTTTTCAAATCCATTTAGTCCACTTCAaagtttcataacccactaagtccactaataattttaatgacaaaaataccccacctaagaaacaagggctttgtttggctaacacgaaaatatattttttccattttttttcgtttttgttgcaaGCAAGCCGCCACTGCCGCCGCCGCTGccatcacgccacatataacgttatatgtataacaaaaaacgtattttttcatttttctcgatttttttattgaacccgcTACACTaaacatttaacgttatatacgtgacaaatttctctttttgtttttcctatttttcttgtattgattttttaacgttatatgagtgataaaaatttcctaacataCAACATCATATGtggcaaaaattttctaacatgcaAAATTTccgtttgatttttcttgtttttggtttttaatgTTATATGTTGGTTCAtataaaacatataacattatatgtgaatttttgaatatttaaatatcgcccaaaaaaaatagaacatataatattatatttgagcttctgcaactctgaatctcacaaaaaaatagaacagaacatataacattatatgtgagcttttgtaattctaaatctcacaaaaaacaGAATATGTAACATTATATATGAGTTTCTGTAGctctaagtctcacaaaacatgACATATAAAATATAAGTTCTCAAAACAACATCATATCTTTtcaacaatattatatatctcaaaaaataacattatatgttcactACATATCATGCCACCATTATCCTTTTTTTCAGTTGCGCCTTGAATCccaagttgaatgttgatgagGCCACAGAGAGTtgagcttcattttttcaccGTTTCTTCATCAAAATCCTCATCGaatccttcaaaatttgtgattttctgcCTTCGAATAGCATTCCCATAATCTCtatatttacatatatacattttcaaaacaacataaacaacATTAATATATCTAAAAAACGAGATATAATATTATCTATCTAACCCTAGGAAAAATACATATTACACATGACAGAATTTCACATATAACGTCATATGCTCCGTTgtccatcacttattgaattggtccgcgcatcGGTCTCttcgacttgcttctgataatatatggatatatccatatgtgcTTTTGAGAGGCCGTTGCGCGGACCTATTCAATAAgaaaacatataacgttattagttcctcttttttttttttgaattttacagggcaaaatctcatatacaacgttatatattctctatgcaaattgaaatattttttttatgtcaatacaagctcatatatatatatacatatggtCAGAAATAttctcatataaccatatataatcatatatggatatatccatatgtgtttttgagagatcgctgcgcggaccaattcaataagagaatatataacgttattaggtcctttgttttggaattttacTAGACAAAATTAGGTACCAAGGGCAAATTAtcacatataacatatatatgTCTTAGTAGAGAAGATCATCTATAACCAAACTACATCGCGAACTGAGtttcaaatcacatattttctCGTATAAGTTGGAGAGGTCGCTacgtggaccaattcaataagtgatcaACAACAGAgtatatattgttatatatgaCCTTTAGTCATATATAATGTTACATGGTACAAAAAgtaatatataacgttatatgttctctttattaaataacataaaatatttctaatctagaatgttatatataataatataacgttatatattattatatctctctctaactaagaatgttttaaaacaatgacattaaataacaaaaacacacaaaaatatattttttttgtgacagaaaaaaatacacatataatcttatattttttttcaaaaaacacaacctgTTCCAATCTTATATGTCTAGccctagaaaaaacacacataatcttatatatttattcaaaaaactccaaatattTCGGAAGCAAGTCGGAGAAGAAAAATTGCTgatggaaggagaagaaagattgCTGATGGAAGAAGGGTAACTGCAAAATGAATCAGCAGACAAAATGATGCATGATATGAGACCCTGTAGTTAAAAACTCAATAGTTCATAACTTGGAACTAAAAGTTAAACAGACAAAAGATCTGCTCTCCACGTTATTATCCTAACACCTAAGATTCTGATTATAATCCAAAAACTCTATAACGTACGatacaaattcaaaatctaaacaatacttggctcccaaacacctcctTAGTCGCCAACATTATCTCTGTACAATAATGTGCTTCAAATTCAGACTTCCTCGAATTGGATATGTACCACAATACGAAGTGTCTGTTAAAAGCAAAATCAATAAAGCCGAGCTTTAAAGTGTTCGGCTCGTTCAAAAACTATCCTCATAACTCGGTTCAATTACTGAAACGAGACGTTATTGCAGAGCATCTAcaatcgagccgagcctcgAGCTGCTCGCAACCGACCCAATTCAGTAGCAGCCCTAAGGACGATTACACATCTAGGACTACGACATACtacttcaaaggaaaaaaatcagaGACATAAAGTATACG is a window encoding:
- the LOC131316033 gene encoding uncharacterized protein LOC131316033; its protein translation is MAPIRGGDGNRSGSRRRRLRKRYSSELSGSCSDSESKGKIEEVTEDDDYHDIPLCLSSDEEENGGYRKMTKAEIQMYNKQVLEIGGFDVYVPPGVISCGLIYPQPNFDKCPQLFNKVKRCSRKAIKVYNQKHGPLYLSLVSNCLGKLVCGITLLPSSKLGSTMFDGYRHHITFEAKAEGAAPMCFQAEVHAGFGKHDINVIMCCPKPKP